A window of the Amycolatopsis solani genome harbors these coding sequences:
- a CDS encoding zinc-binding dehydrogenase has translation MRAVVIEEFGAPPVVRDVPEPVAPPGGVVIEVDATGVCRSDWHTWQGHDAAVTLPHVAGHELAGRVVALGEGVRGWALGARVTVPFVCACGTCAQCARGDQQICDREFQPGATHWGSFAERVAIGHAETNLVALPDSMGAAEAAALGCRFGTAFRAVLRQGGVRAGQWVSVYGCGGVGISAVLLAVAAGARVVAVDVSPPALELAAKSGAALTVDASAFDGPEAVAEHVRELTGGGTHVSLDCLGSPSTCAASVGSLRKRGRHVQAGLMPPAQGVAPIPMHRVIGGELELVGIHGLQAHEYPELLRVVETAGIDLAALIGRRIGLGDVPAALAEMNDPVPGRAGVTVVTFGD, from the coding sequence ATGCGAGCTGTCGTGATCGAAGAGTTCGGCGCCCCGCCCGTCGTGCGGGACGTGCCGGAGCCGGTGGCGCCGCCGGGTGGCGTGGTGATCGAGGTCGACGCGACCGGCGTGTGCCGCAGTGACTGGCACACCTGGCAGGGCCACGACGCCGCCGTGACGCTGCCGCACGTCGCCGGCCACGAGCTCGCCGGCCGGGTCGTCGCGCTCGGCGAGGGCGTGCGCGGGTGGGCGCTCGGTGCCCGCGTCACCGTGCCGTTCGTCTGCGCGTGCGGGACGTGCGCCCAGTGCGCGCGCGGTGACCAGCAGATCTGCGACCGCGAGTTCCAGCCCGGCGCGACGCACTGGGGTTCCTTCGCCGAGCGCGTCGCCATCGGGCACGCCGAGACGAACCTGGTGGCGCTGCCGGACTCGATGGGCGCCGCCGAAGCCGCCGCGCTCGGCTGCCGGTTCGGCACGGCGTTCCGCGCGGTGCTGCGGCAGGGCGGGGTGCGCGCGGGGCAGTGGGTCTCGGTGTACGGCTGCGGCGGCGTCGGGATCTCCGCCGTCCTGCTGGCCGTCGCGGCCGGCGCCCGGGTGGTCGCCGTCGACGTCTCGCCGCCGGCGCTGGAGCTCGCGGCGAAGTCGGGTGCGGCGCTGACCGTCGACGCGTCGGCGTTCGACGGCCCGGAAGCCGTCGCCGAGCACGTGCGCGAGCTGACCGGCGGTGGCACGCACGTCTCGCTCGACTGCCTCGGCTCGCCCTCGACGTGCGCCGCGTCCGTGGGCAGCCTCCGCAAGCGCGGGCGCCACGTCCAGGCCGGGCTGATGCCGCCCGCGCAGGGCGTCGCGCCGATCCCGATGCACCGGGTCATCGGCGGCGAGCTGGAGCTGGTCGGCATCCACGGGCTCCAGGCCCACGAGTACCCGGAGCTGCTGCGCGTCGTCGAGACGGCGGGGATCGACCTCGCCGCGCTGATCGGACGGCGGATCGGGCTCGGCGACGTCCCGGCCGCGCTGGCCGAGATGAACGACCCCGTGCCGGGCCGCGCGGGCGTCACCGTCGTGACGTTCGGTGACTGA
- a CDS encoding metal-dependent transcriptional regulator produces MGDGSVRRSSSVEDYVRVIYGLVERGEAVTNTSLAGRLEVSPSSASGMVTKLSQLGLVTHVPYRGIELTADGRLLARSVLRRHRLIETYLVSELGYTWDEVHAEADALEHAVSDRLVERIAAKLGNPVRDPHGDPIPAPDGSVEELPVRILDDLPPGAVGEIVRVWDTDPELLRYLTEHAINLGERIEVVERQPFGGPMVVKVGSPPDAATHAIGKEIAQALSVTLR; encoded by the coding sequence ATGGGAGATGGTTCGGTCCGGAGGTCCTCGTCGGTCGAGGACTACGTCCGGGTGATCTACGGCCTGGTCGAGCGGGGTGAGGCGGTCACCAACACGTCGCTCGCCGGCCGGCTGGAGGTCAGCCCGTCCTCGGCGTCGGGGATGGTCACGAAGCTGTCCCAGCTCGGCCTGGTCACGCACGTGCCGTACCGCGGCATCGAGCTGACCGCCGACGGCAGACTGCTCGCGCGCTCGGTGCTGCGACGGCACCGGCTGATCGAGACGTACCTGGTCTCGGAGCTCGGCTACACGTGGGACGAGGTCCACGCGGAGGCGGACGCGCTGGAGCACGCGGTGTCGGACCGCCTGGTCGAGCGCATCGCGGCCAAGCTCGGCAACCCGGTCCGCGACCCCCACGGCGACCCGATCCCGGCCCCCGACGGAAGCGTGGAGGAACTGCCGGTCCGCATCTTGGACGACTTGCCGCCGGGCGCGGTCGGCGAGATCGTCCGGGTCTGGGACACGGACCCGGAGCTGCTGCGGTACCTCACGGAACACGCGATCAACCTGGGCGAACGCATCGAGGTGGTGGAGCGCCAGCCGTTCGGCGGCCCGATGGTGGTGAAGGTGGGTTCACCCCCGGACGCGGCTACGCACGCGATCGGCAAGGAGATCGCGCAGGCGCTGTCGGTCACCCTGCGCTGA
- a CDS encoding transcriptional regulator has product MTGQRTRTIDRGEQAELSQLLAAGPFDVALRAAIRARGLGLDRIRYRLRGRGTTVSLATLSHWQSGRCRPERAESLEALRNLEDILNVPDGSLSKLLGPPRGRTRFHAQPPPLN; this is encoded by the coding sequence ATGACCGGTCAGCGAACACGCACGATCGACCGGGGGGAACAGGCGGAGCTGAGCCAGCTGCTCGCCGCGGGCCCGTTCGACGTGGCCTTGCGGGCCGCGATCCGGGCCCGCGGGCTCGGGCTGGACCGGATCCGCTATCGCTTGCGCGGCAGGGGAACCACGGTCAGCCTGGCCACCCTCAGCCACTGGCAGTCCGGGCGGTGCCGTCCGGAGCGCGCGGAATCGTTGGAGGCCTTGCGGAATCTCGAGGACATCTTGAACGTGCCCGACGGCTCGCTCAGCAAGCTCCTCGGGCCGCCGCGGGGAAGAACCCGCTTCCACGCCCAGCCGCCGCCGCTCAACTGA
- a CDS encoding alpha-ketoglutarate-dependent dioxygenase AlkB family protein: protein MDALLPRPRAEIAPGAVHLPDWLGFDEQREFVAACRGWSGYRHTRLPNGGVMSVKSVCLGWHWYPYGYSRTTAEGTPVLPFPAWLGDLGRRALAAATGEQAYEPDIALVNFYDATAKMGLHQDKDERSLAPVVSFSLGDACVFRFGNTETRGKPYTDVELRSGDVFVFGGPSRLAYHGVPKTLPGTADPALGLTGRLNITLRVSGL, encoded by the coding sequence ATGGACGCCCTCCTCCCGCGCCCGCGCGCCGAGATCGCGCCCGGCGCCGTGCACCTGCCCGACTGGCTCGGCTTCGACGAGCAGCGCGAGTTCGTGGCGGCCTGCCGCGGCTGGTCCGGCTACCGCCACACCCGTCTGCCGAACGGCGGCGTGATGTCGGTGAAGTCCGTCTGCCTCGGCTGGCACTGGTACCCGTACGGCTACTCGCGCACCACCGCGGAGGGAACGCCGGTGCTGCCGTTCCCGGCCTGGCTGGGCGACCTGGGCCGCCGCGCGCTGGCGGCCGCGACCGGTGAGCAGGCGTACGAGCCGGACATCGCGCTGGTCAACTTCTACGACGCCACCGCGAAGATGGGGCTGCACCAGGACAAGGACGAGCGCAGCCTGGCCCCGGTGGTCTCGTTCAGCCTCGGCGACGCGTGCGTGTTCCGCTTCGGCAACACCGAGACACGCGGCAAGCCCTACACCGACGTCGAACTCCGCTCCGGCGACGTCTTCGTGTTCGGCGGCCCGTCCCGGCTGGCCTACCACGGCGTCCCGAAGACGTTGCCCGGCACGGCCGATCCGGCACTCGGCTTGACCGGCCGGCTGAACATCACGCTGCGGGTGTCCGGGCTCTAG
- a CDS encoding LLM class flavin-dependent oxidoreductase, protein MKPFRFGVVAGFAPHFAAWTAQARQAEDLGFDTFLATDPVGTADPFVLLGAAAAVTRRLKLGTFVLADPFRDPRALGWQAQTLHQLSRGRFELGLGVGRPGAEEQAKQLGREFPSPGERVTRMAETIAHLKRTADRPPLVVAGGGPKMLALAAQEADTVTFTWAPKTTEAEAESIVDRFRTLAGSRLPDIELGLNLMAVGDRPSPGIARWAGVDVPELAAGGAVTVLPEDLNRATERLLRWRERWGISYVTINSGYAEPFAAIAAKVRTAGG, encoded by the coding sequence ATGAAACCCTTCCGCTTCGGCGTCGTCGCCGGGTTCGCGCCCCACTTCGCCGCCTGGACGGCCCAGGCCAGGCAGGCCGAGGACCTCGGGTTCGACACCTTCCTCGCCACCGATCCCGTCGGGACCGCCGACCCCTTCGTGCTCCTCGGGGCCGCCGCCGCGGTCACTCGGCGGCTGAAGCTCGGCACCTTCGTCCTCGCCGACCCCTTCCGGGACCCGCGGGCTCTCGGCTGGCAGGCGCAAACCCTCCACCAGCTGTCCCGTGGTCGCTTCGAACTCGGGCTCGGGGTCGGACGGCCGGGAGCCGAGGAGCAGGCGAAGCAGCTCGGCCGGGAGTTCCCCTCTCCGGGTGAGCGCGTCACACGGATGGCCGAGACCATCGCGCACCTCAAGCGCACGGCCGACCGGCCGCCGTTGGTGGTTGCCGGCGGGGGGCCGAAAATGCTCGCGCTCGCCGCGCAAGAAGCCGACACCGTCACGTTCACCTGGGCGCCGAAAACCACCGAAGCCGAAGCTGAGTCCATTGTGGATCGATTCCGAACGCTCGCCGGTTCGCGGTTGCCGGACATCGAGCTGGGGCTGAACCTCATGGCTGTCGGTGACCGGCCGTCGCCGGGAATCGCGCGGTGGGCTGGGGTCGACGTCCCCGAGCTCGCCGCGGGCGGTGCGGTGACCGTGCTCCCCGAGGACCTGAATCGAGCCACGGAAAGGCTTCTCCGCTGGCGGGAGCGGTGGGGGATTTCCTACGTCACGATCAACTCCGGCTACGCGGAACCGTTCGCCGCGATCGCCGCGAAGGTGCGCACGGCAGGTGGGTGA